The following DNA comes from Brassica oleracea var. oleracea cultivar TO1000 chromosome C5, BOL, whole genome shotgun sequence.
TCAAATTCAGATATATCAAACTGAATGTATCCATCTTGTTCATTTTCGACTATCATATTGTGTAGTATGATACATGCTCTCATAATCTTCCCTATCTTTTCTTTATCCATTGAAAGAGCCGGATTTTTCACAATCGCAAATCGAGCTTATAATACTCCAAACGCCCGTTCCACATCTTTTCGGGTTGCTTCTTGAATTCTAGCAAATAACTCTGCTTTAGGATCTTGAGGATGCAAGATAGATTGGATAAATGTTGACCATTTGGGATATATACCGTATATGAAGTAGTACGCCAACTTATACATGTGTCTGTTGACCACGTACTCTAACCTGGGAGCTCGGCCTTGGAAAATGTCATCAAAAACAGGAGACCGAACGAGTACATTAATATCGTTTAAGGTACCTGGAGGACCAAAAAAGGCGTGCCATATCCAAAGATCTTGTGAAACCACAGCCTCTAAGACAATTGTCGGCTTTCCTGATCCACGTGCGTACTGCCCTTTCCAAGTGGTTGGGCAATTCTTCCACTCCCAATGCATACAGTCAATGCTTCCTACCATCCCGGGAAACCCGCGCTTCTCTCCAATATTGACGAGTCGTTGAAGATCCTCTGGTGTGGGTCTTCATAGATCCTCATCTCCAAATAACAGTATTATTCCTTCAGTGAAATGGTGTAAACACGAAAGTGCCGTGCTTTCACCAAGTCGGAGATATTCGTCTACCGTGTCAGCCGCAGAACCATAAGCAAGCAGACGAACAGCTGCCGTACATTTTTGTAGTGGAGACAGACCAAACCTCCCGGTTGCATCTCTTCTTTGTCGAAAGAAAGGAACGTTCTCTAAGAGGGCATGGACAATACGCATGAATAATTCCTTATTCATGCGGAAACGACGTCTGAATAAATGTGTCGAGAATGTCGCATCTTCGCTGAAATAGTCATTCCATAAACGGTTGTGTCCGGCTTCACGGTTTCGTTCTATGTAAGCACGTTTCCTTTGCTTATAGGTTTAGGCCTCCATTATGTCGTTGTATGTATCTTCGAGGATTTCGTCGAATAATTCATCCAGTCTTTCTTCGACTTCATCGGATGAAGATGATGACATTTTTTAGGGATTCCTCCTTAAAAAAAATTGGTAAAGAATTTTAGTTATTTAATTTTGTTAAGGTTTTTTGCTTTTAAAAAAAATTTGGATTTAAGTTCTATATTTTAGTTCCAAAGTTTAGTTCCAAATTTTAGTTATTATTATATACTTCACAAGTTTACTAATCAGATTTACTTCAAAGCTTCTCAAATGAATTATATACTTCTCAAGTTTAATAAGTATATACTACACAAGTTTACTAAGTATATACTACACAATCTCGGTATATAAAAGAGAAGATCCAGTGTTACCTAAAGAGATTGTAGTTGTAGTTAAAGACAATCGGTACTTGATCATGGTAGGTATATTCTACATCTCCGGGAAAACATAATAAGAACTTGAACATGAACTGAAACAAGAGGATACAAGTTTTGATGAAGAGGAAACAAAGCGAAGGAGATACATAGCTAAAGACATGCGCATGACAACTACTTATAGTACATAGATAGAATCCCGTGACTTGATTCACTTGAGGTAAACAACAAAAGACTTTCACAATGCCAAATGCACCCGTGACTTCGTTCACATGACCTACGCTGAACCCTGAAACAACACAAAAGACAAGAGTGAGCAAAGTTTAATAATGTACAAGTACAGAAAACAACAGTAACAACTTAACATACAGTTAACATCGTAACATCTCAGACATTAGTTTGAGTTTAAGAATGTTTAAGAGATGTCTCCATCTCAGATAGAGACTCTTTTTTCCCAAGTAAACGATCAAGCAGTTTATGCCTAGCGAGTTTTTCTTTCACTTCCAACACGCCATGTAACTGTGACAACTCTTCTTCTCTACCACTCTTCTTCTTCTTGGTAACACCTTTAGCTGCCTTGACCCCGACTGGTCTTTCCTCTCGTTCTCCCACTTCCGCTTGTCTATCAACCTCCGCCTGGACTGGTTTGCGCTTTTGACTCCCACCGTCCTTAGTCACATAGGTGGAGCACCATTTCTGGTCATGCCTCAGCTCCCTCCAGGCGTGTTCCATGCTGAACTTGACGGAGTGATCGTTGAAGAAGTACTCTTGGGAAGCTCTCATCACATCATCATCGTTTTGACCACTTTTTTGTGCCCTAAGAGCCGCGTCATAGCACCCAACAAACTTGCAGACTTGCTCATTTATCCTAGCCCACCTCTGCTTGCACTGCCCAAGCTCTCTAGGTATAGTCCCAACCATATAAGGGCTTGCGTTGTAGTATTGTACAATCCTCTTCCAAAAAGCACCAGCTTTTTGCTCATTGCTGACCACAGAATCTTTACTTGTGTTAAGCCAAGCCCCAATGAGGATTTGATCCTCTTTTAGTGACCATTTCCTCCTCTCTTTCGAACCCGACTCGACAACAAGTTCGGGTGAATCAATTTCAATTGGAGATTGACTATAAAGTAGGTTAACAAAACCAGTGGTGTTATCCATGGTTAGAGAATGGTTGTGTCGCTCTATTAGCAACACAGAGCCTTATGTAAGCCATCTACATTTTTTTTTCAATTAAAGCAATTAAAATCTGAGCAGTTTGGAAGATAGGAAGCAAAGAACTATCATTTATCACCAATCAAATCCAACTAATTAGTACAATCCTAGCAAGCTAGAGTCTTCAGTTCACTATTTCTAAACGCGCTAACATTTATAACCGATCAAATCCGAGGAGTTACGACGGTAGAAATCAATTCACCTTCATTAAATGACTAATTGCTTTAATTCTAGTGTGCGTACCTTGTTAGTAATGACATTGTTTCTTTGAGACACTCTCGTTTGAAGCTAATCCTGAAAAGAATGAGATAAAATAGTCAACGAACTCACCACGCAAAATATTGGTAAATGAGATAAAAGCACATGGATATATACTCACCACGCAGAAACAAGAACACAAAACCTATTTAAACTAATAGACAGCACCGGCTACTGCTCACTCTCATTAGCTTAACTCCTGATTTCTGGTTTGATAACTCAAACACACTCTTCTCTAGCAGCATCAGCTTCTGCTCACTCGCATTGCCTTGATCCTTAAGCAGCCTAAGTAGCATATCGTCGGGATTGCCTTGATCCTCCATAACCGCGACATCCCACTATTTCCAGATGTGGCAGTCTCCATCATCCACATTCTCGCACGTGAAGTACCTCCTGTCGGGATCTTTATGAGTGGAGGATGTTGCAACAACAGGCTCACCACCACAGTAGCATATCGTCTGGATTCCATCATCTGCCTCTGGTTGAGGTGGGTACTGAACCGGTTCTGGATTATTGTGGCTACTCTGACCTTCATCCGCATACAACTCAGCTTCTGCTTGAAGAAGGGAGGTAATGTCAATCGAGTCTGATGATGAGGAAAGCTGGCTATATGAATAATCTTGTCCCATATTCGTTAACCTGCAAGAAATAATAAAGTAAGAACAGAGGTAAACATAAGCTCACATGCTAATCAATGAACATCATCTATCAATTCAATCCAAACAACACACACACATGATCATAAACTTGCAGCTCATCCGACAGAACAAATTAGGAAGCTTTTTTTTTTGTCTCACAGATAACTGACATTGTAATCCTTAAACAACAAACACACAAACTCAATACACTCAAACTCAAAACACTCAAACTATCATGTAGAAATGCAAACACAGGCTTCTAAAAATCTCAAACAGATAGTCGAGTAGTAGCTAGCAAACCTGTGCAAGAAATACAAACTCAAAANNNNNNNNNNNNNNNNNNNNNNNNNNNNNNNNNNNNNNNNNNNNNNNNNNNNNNNNNNNNNNNNNNNNNNNNNNNNNNNNNNNNNNNNNNNNNNNNNNNNNNNNNNNNNNNNNNNNNNNNNNNNNNNNNNNNNNNNNNNNNNNNNNNNNNNNNNNNNNNNNNNNNNNNNNNNNNNNNNNNNNNNNNNNNNNNNNNNNNNNNNNNNNNNAAAACGGAAAAAGCCCCAAATCCTTTTGAAACCCTAATTTCAAACGAGAAGAACCCAAATCGATGAAAGCAGTATCGTTTTCAAACCGATAAGTAAAAACGGAAAAAGCCCCAAATCCTTTTGAAACCCTAATTTCAAACGAGATCGATTTAAGATGCAAACTTATCTATATCGATTAATCTACAAAAGAAGGGTGCGATTTACCTTGTTCAACCGACGGAGACAAATCACCGTCTTTTGTCGCGGGAATCGCCGTCTTTCGTCGCAGGAATCGCCTTCGTTTCGTCGAGAGAGGAATCACCTTTCTTCGTCGGGACAATTTTTTTTTCTCTGCTTTGGTCGAGAATGACCAATATTTTTCTCATTACCAAACCGTAAACCCTTCCATCCATTCAGAAAACGCCACGTACCCTAAGGATCAAGTCCTAAAAATCCTTACTAACGTACCAATCCTTACTTATATTAACCAAACAATTATTATTCTATTCCTCCTAACCTATGATTAAACGCTAAGGACCCGTCGTGTACCTCCGTTGCAGGTGCTCTAAGAGCACCTCCAATGGAGGATTTTAGACTGGAATCCTTAACAAAATAATATTAAGATATTTGGTGAGGCTCACATTTTGTTAAAGATTGAATACTTAAAACCTCTAATTAAGGACGGGTTGTTAGTGAATTCTTACACTATTTGCGGGTCCCACGACACGTGGAAATCCGCGATTGGATCCGTTTTAAATTTTTTTTTTTTAAACAGACAAAAAAATAATAATAAAAAATTCTAAAAAAATTTACCTATGATTCCGAAAATTCCATAAGGCTTTTTGATCCAAACGAATAACTTTTACAGAACAGTTCTTTGGATTCCTTCAGAGACCATAACTAAATTCAGTTTTCCGTATAAATATTTTGTTAAATTCTACAAGCTAACCAGAACTCATAATTTTCTACCATTTTTCTATGTTACCGGAAAATGTTTTATTTACAGTAATATGTTTTATATGTATATTGATGGAATAAAAAGATGACCAAACCAAAAATAAAAATATACCAGAAAGAGCATTTAAGGAAATTGTACACTTCAAGAACAGTGAATGCTTTACTTAAATGCATATTGGGGGCACTGCACTGTTAACTCTTGTGAAAGTCACTAGACTAGATACTAACCTAATCAACATAAATGTTTTATGTATATCATGACAAAACCTCTATATAAATGATTGCAAAAACATCAAATTTCAACTCTCTCAGAAACAAAAATCAAAACTAAATTTCAACATGAAGAAGACCTACAAGTTTCAAAGCCTCCTCTCTTCTCTCCTCTTCCTCCTACTCCTCTCCACACTCCTACCAATTTCAAGAACAGTCGCTGTCAGCTCCGGCGTTGGCTGTCGACATCCGCCGTCACAAAACAGCTGCAAGACATGCATGGTGGAGCAGACGAATTACGGATGTCCTAAGTGCGGTCCGGTGCTCGGATGCATGGCTCGTTGCCTTTGGGGAGGTGTGTCTCAGAGGAAATGCACCGCCAAATGCGGTTGCGACACCTTCGCCAAGCCCTCGCTGCTGGAGTGTAAACGCTGCGTTTCTAGGTGTAAGTGTAGCTGTGCGGCGTAGGAAATTAGCGACTTAATGCTCTCTCTTTTAGTGTTCAAATAATGTTTTAGTTTTCTCGAATGTTGAATAAAAATAACGTACAAGTATTATCTTTCACTCATTGTTAATTCAAAGTTTTTGTTAAAGCGACCGCGACCCATCCACACTCGATGTATTAGCTAGGTTGCACGGAAGCTTCATCGGACGTACGCTTCCCACTTCGGAACCGGAATCGGAATCGGAACCTTGTGGAAG
Coding sequences within:
- the LOC106294186 gene encoding uncharacterized protein LOC106294186 codes for the protein MKKTYKFQSLLSSLLFLLLLSTLLPISRTVAVSSGVGCRHPPSQNSCKTCMVEQTNYGCPKCGPVLGCMARCLWGGVSQRKCTAKCGCDTFAKPSLLECKRCVSRCKCSCAA
- the LOC106344348 gene encoding glutathione S-transferase T3-like, with the protein product MEDQGNPDDMLLRLLKDQGNASEQKLMLLEKSVFELSNQKSGVKLMRVSSSRISFKRECLKETMSLLTSQSPIEIDSPELVVESGSKERRKWSLKEDQILIGAWLNTSKDSVVSNEQKAGAFWKRIVQYYNASPYMVGTIPRELGQCKQRWARINEQVCKFVGCYDAALRAQKSGQNDDDVMRASQEYFFNDHSVKFSMEHAWRELRHDQKWCSTYVTKDGGSQKRKPVQAEVDRQAEVGEREERPVGVKAAKGVTKKKKSGREEELSQLHGVLEVKEKLARHKLLDRLLGKKESLSEMETSLKHS